A portion of the Pleuronectes platessa chromosome 15, fPlePla1.1, whole genome shotgun sequence genome contains these proteins:
- the nlrc3l1 gene encoding NLR family CARD domain-containing protein 3, whose amino-acid sequence MEDAEPVAMALGSDSSSVGEAVSGRGQQIVSNEDDDLYYIPERRPSLDLGQWTTSPMDTSHRHHVARAQSPVLSYTSLASEESSIEMGDGDESSTRIQLERSDSFSSSYSFDSDNCEKINLKSKSNDDMVSGPFVTPEFIQSQSESSHPSLTVAFTFKAIFDTLGKLSAGAFKTFKMMLWKHYPQTFNTPPQDMDILNLVDRLVECYSLDASLQITKIVLGEMGEKKMVDCLQTLCLRHEVRHDLCETLKRMYGEVCEDMAVQEEKRPFYDIFTDLYITSTCDNGPNIEHEVMTIEKLDSNRNEKQRLSTEDIFNSESPEYSNTKLLLMTGVAGSGKSMAVKRLVLDWIGGRSHQHVSFLFPVPFRELKQFEDSTASFLEIIQKLYPESKKLRDEDYRCEDCKIMFVFDGLDEYNGKLDFENTMLLSDHTEPTTLNVIVVNLLRGRLLYRGLFLVTSRPQVKPCIPWDTHYDEIEVRGFCDPEREDYFRRRFKDPDQAARVIAYIKSLRTLRIMCHLPLFCSLVADEGYRIFREQGPGAELPRSITYLYTKLVLVLTRQHRILRAPDLSLEEERDFLMKLGELAFNMLEGGQFKITRPNWKHTGINDKEAVINSGLCTQYITKPHVLFQENVLSFIHPTVQEYLAALYVFLSFRNQGKNVLEQQPRVKLKMFKGHKVMELYKSAVDRSMLSEDGKLDIFLRFLLGMERKPNLELLQPLCTSPVKWPTVIEEAAILIRKRIRENKYPGRNDNLQHCLEELGVC is encoded by the exons ATGGAGGACGCTGAACCGGTTGCGATGGCCTTGGGGTCGGATAGCTCTTCAGTCGGAGAAGCTGTGTCTGGTAGAGGACAACAGATTGTGTCAAATGAAGACGACGATCTCTACTACATCCCTGAGAGAAGACCGTCTCTGGATCTGGGACAATGGACAACAAGTCCAATGGATACCAGCCACAG GCATCATGTGGCCCGGGCCCAATCTCCAGTTCTGAGCTACACATCACTGGCATCTGAGGAGAGCTCAATAGAAATGGGTGATGGAGATGAATCTTCCACAAG GATCCAGCTGGAAAGATCAGATTCGTTCTCCAGCTCCTACTCCTTCGACAGTGACAATTGTGAAAAGATAAACCTCAA ATCCAAAAGCAATGATGATATGGTCTCGGGACCTTTTGTCACACCTGAGTTTATCCAATCCCAGAGTGAGAGCAGCCACCCTTCTCTGACGGTGGCATTCACCTTTAAG GCAATCTTTGATACCCTAGGGAAGTTGTCAGCGGGAGCTTTCAAGACTTTCAAGATGATGCTGTGGAAGCATTACCCGCAGACGTTCAACACTCCTCCCCAGGACATGGACATACTGAACCTTGTGGACCGGCTGGTCGAGTGTTACAGCCTGGATGCGTCTTTGCAGATCACCAAAATCGTTCTCGGGgagatgggggaaaaaaagatggtTGATTGTCTCCAGACTTTGTGTCTAAGAC ATGAAGTACGTCACGACTTATGTGAGACTCTGAAGAGGATGTATGGTGAAGTATGTGAGGATATGGCCGTGCAGGAAGAGAAGAGGCCATTTTACGACATCTTCACTGACCTGTACATAACCTCAACATGCGATAACGGCCCAAATATTGAACATGAGGTTATGACCATAGAAAAACTGGACAGCAACCGGAATGAAAAGCAGCGTCTTTCCACAGAGGATATTTTTAACTCTGAAAGCCCGGAGTACTCCAACACAAAGTTACTGTTGATGACTGGAGTGGCAGGGTCGGGAAAGTCAATGGCGGTCAAAAGGTTAGTCCTGGATTGGATTGGAGGGCGCTCCCACCAACACGTGTCTTTTTTGTTTCCTGTGCCGTTCAGGGAACTCAAACAGTTTGAGGATTCCACAGCCTCCTTTttggaaataatacaaaaactctACCCTGAATCTAAAAAACTGAGAGATGAGGACTACAGATGCGAGGACTGCAAAATAATGTTTGTCTTTGACGGACTTGACGAGTACAATGGGAAGCTTGACTTTGAAAACACTATGCTTCTCAGCGACCACACAGAGCCCACCACCCTGAACGTCATCGTGGTCAACCTCCTCAGAGGGAGGCTGCTCTACCGCGGCCTCTTCCTGGTCACTTCTCGGCCGCAGGTAAAGCCCTGCATCCCCTGGGACACGCACTATGATGAGATCGAAGTGCGTGGATTCTGTGACCCGGAAAGGGAGGATTACTTTAGGAGGAGATTTAAAGACCCAGATCAAGCAGCCAGAGTTATTGCATATATCAAGTCTCTCAGAACCCTGCGCATCATGTGCCACCTGCCCTTGTTCTGCTCACTGGTTGCTGATGAGGGCTATCGCATTTTTAGAGAACAGGGGCCAGGGGCAGAGCTGCCCAGGAGCATCACGTACCTGTACACAAAGCTAGTGCTAGTGCTCACACGCCAGCATCGCATATTGAGAGCTCCAGATTTGAgcctggaggaagagagagacttCCTTATGAAACTTGGAGAGTTGGCCTTCAACATGTTAGAAGGAGGCCAGTTCAAAATCACCAGGCCCAACTGGAAACACACTGGAATCAACGACAAGGAGGCGGTGATTAACAGTGGCCTGTGCACACAATATATCACAAAGCCACATGTCTTGTTTCAGGAGAATGTCCTGAGCTTTATCCACCCCACCGTGCAGGAGTACCTGGCCGCCCTGTATGTGTTTCTCTCCTTTAGAAACCAGGGGAAGAACGTTTTGGAGCAGCAACCTAGAGTCAAGCTCAAGATGTTCAAGGGACATAAAGTCATGGAGCTGTACAAGAGCGCTGTGGACAGAAGCATGCTCAGTGAGGACGGCAAACTGGACATTTTCCTACGTTTCCTGTTAGGGATGGAGCGCAAGCCCAACCTGGAGCTCCTCCAGCCACTCTGCACATCCCCTGTAAAGTGGCCAACAGTGATTGAAGAGGCTGCCATCCTCATCAGGAAGAGGATCAGAGAAAATAAGTATCCTGGCAGAAATGACAATTTGCAGCACTGCTTGGAGGAGCTGGGTGTATGTTAG
- the LOC128456678 gene encoding interleukin-1 receptor accessory protein, which yields MKLPSVVKVLTSLCMLLADGFPVSADGSPRIIGADRVHIKAHPGEPLILDCDAVTNSKDGVTLIYWLVNGSFPEDIPSRDRIIESDQLPLENGTILQRRLLLKNVTLEDFKSSFTCVVTSAVGMAQKQIKIRRIRKNGKH from the exons ATGAAGCTGCCCTCTGTTGTAAAAG TCTTGACATCTCTGTGTATGCTGCTTGCAGATGGATTCCCAG TGTCTGCGGATGGATCTCCACGCATCATTGGGGCAGATCGAGTCCATATCAAAGCTCATCCAG GTGAGCCACTGATTCTTGACTGTGATGCAGTTACAAATAGTAAAGATGGAGTGACGCTGATCTACTGGCTCGTCAATGGCTCTTTTCCTGAGGATATACCCAGCAGGGACAGAATAATAGAATCAGACCA attACCGTTGGAGAACGGTACAATCCTCCAGAGGAGATTGCTGTTGAAGAACGTCACACTAGAGGACTTCAAATCCAGCTTCACCTGTGTGGTGACGAGCGCTGTTGGAATGGCCCAGAAGCAAATAAAGATAAGAAGAATAAGAAAGAACGGAAAACACTGA